Proteins from a genomic interval of Pseudomonas silesiensis:
- a CDS encoding LysR substrate-binding domain-containing protein: MSRRLPPLYALRAFEAAARHSSFTRAAEELSITQSAVSRHIRTLEEHFACRLFHRSGRNLQLTESARLILPGIREGFAALERACHTLRAEDDILRMKAPSTLTMRWLLARLSRFRHLQPGNEVQLTSAWMDVDSVDFNHEPFDCAVILSNGNFPPDWEASFLFPEELIPVGAPNLLNDQPWDLARLVNAELLHPTPDRRDWRNWLERMGLADQVSLKGGQVFDTLELGMIAAARGYGVSMGDLLMVAEDVAQGRLSLPWPTAVASGEKYYLVWPKTRPGGERMRRLSDFLQGEARAMELPEVERLS, encoded by the coding sequence ATGTCCCGTCGTCTTCCTCCGTTATATGCCCTTCGCGCATTCGAAGCAGCGGCACGGCATAGTTCATTCACCCGCGCCGCCGAAGAATTGTCGATCACTCAAAGTGCGGTCAGCCGGCACATTCGTACGCTCGAAGAGCATTTCGCCTGTCGGCTGTTCCATCGCAGTGGGCGCAATCTGCAATTGACCGAGTCCGCGCGGCTGATCCTGCCCGGCATCCGCGAAGGTTTCGCGGCACTGGAGCGCGCTTGCCACACACTGCGTGCCGAAGATGACATCCTGCGGATGAAAGCCCCGTCCACCCTGACCATGCGCTGGCTGCTGGCGCGGCTCAGCCGCTTCCGGCACCTGCAACCGGGCAACGAGGTGCAACTGACCAGCGCCTGGATGGACGTCGACTCGGTGGACTTCAATCATGAACCCTTCGACTGCGCCGTCATCCTCAGCAACGGCAATTTTCCTCCGGACTGGGAGGCCAGTTTCCTGTTCCCGGAAGAGCTGATTCCCGTCGGCGCGCCGAATCTTCTGAACGATCAACCGTGGGACCTCGCGCGCCTGGTCAATGCCGAACTGCTGCACCCGACCCCGGATCGCCGTGACTGGCGCAACTGGCTGGAGCGCATGGGCCTTGCCGATCAGGTGTCGCTCAAGGGCGGGCAGGTGTTCGACACGCTGGAGCTGGGCATGATCGCCGCCGCCCGAGGGTATGGCGTGTCCATGGGTGATCTGTTGATGGTGGCGGAGGACGTTGCCCAGGGACGGCTGAGCCTGCCGTGGCCGACGGCCGTCGCCAGCGGTGAGAAATATTACCTGGTCTGGCCGAAAACCCGACCCGGTGGTGAGCGTATGCGCCGGCTCAGCGATTTCCTGCAGGGCGAAGCGCGGGCGATGGAGTTGCCGGAGGTCGAGCGACTGAGCTGA
- a CDS encoding NorM family multidrug efflux MATE transporter encodes MQHPARIELWAILRLAGPLIASQLAHMLMVLTDTLMMARLSPEALAGGGLGAASYSFVSIFCIGVIAAVGTLVAIRQGAGDIVGAARLTQAGLWLAWLMALVAGVLLWNLKPVLLLFGQTETNVEAAGQFLLILPFALPGYLSFMALRGFTSAIGRATPVMVISLGGTVANFLLNYALITGMFGLPKMGLVGIGLVTAIVANLMALALALHIRRHPAYDAYPLRQGLSRPNRQYLKELWRLGLPIGGTYAVEVGLFAFAALCMGTMGSTQLAAHQIALQIVSVAFMIPAGLSYAITMRIGQHYGAGHLLGARLAGRVGIAFGAAAMLGFAMVFWLLPNQLIGLFLDHSDPAFREVIDLAVSLLAVAAWFELFDGTQTIAMGCIRGLKDAKTTFLVGLGCYWLIGAPAAWWMAFHLDGGPTGVWWGLALGLACAAVSLTLAFEWKMKRMIRREPASQSFEAVQAE; translated from the coding sequence ATGCAGCATCCAGCGCGCATTGAACTCTGGGCCATCCTGCGGCTGGCGGGGCCGTTGATTGCCTCGCAGTTGGCGCACATGCTGATGGTCCTCACCGACACCTTGATGATGGCGCGCCTGAGTCCCGAGGCACTTGCTGGCGGTGGCCTTGGTGCCGCCAGTTATTCGTTCGTGTCGATCTTCTGCATCGGCGTCATTGCGGCGGTCGGCACCCTGGTAGCGATTCGTCAGGGCGCTGGCGATATCGTCGGCGCGGCCCGGCTGACCCAGGCTGGCTTGTGGCTGGCGTGGTTGATGGCATTGGTGGCGGGTGTGCTGCTGTGGAACCTCAAACCAGTGCTGCTGCTGTTCGGCCAGACCGAAACCAACGTCGAGGCGGCCGGGCAGTTCCTGTTGATCCTGCCGTTCGCCCTGCCCGGCTATCTGAGCTTCATGGCCCTGCGCGGTTTCACCAGCGCCATCGGCCGGGCGACGCCGGTGATGGTCATCAGCCTCGGCGGCACGGTGGCCAATTTCCTGCTCAACTATGCATTGATCACCGGCATGTTCGGCCTGCCGAAAATGGGTCTGGTGGGCATCGGCCTGGTGACGGCGATCGTTGCCAACCTCATGGCGCTGGCCCTCGCGCTGCACATCCGTCGGCATCCGGCCTACGACGCTTATCCACTGCGCCAGGGCCTGTCGCGGCCCAACCGTCAATACCTGAAGGAACTGTGGCGTCTGGGCCTGCCCATTGGCGGCACCTACGCGGTAGAAGTCGGGCTGTTTGCCTTCGCGGCGCTGTGCATGGGCACCATGGGCAGTACGCAACTGGCGGCGCATCAGATCGCCCTGCAGATCGTCTCGGTGGCGTTCATGATTCCGGCGGGGCTTTCCTATGCGATCACCATGCGCATCGGCCAGCACTATGGGGCGGGGCACCTGTTGGGCGCGCGGCTGGCCGGACGGGTCGGGATTGCTTTCGGGGCGGCGGCGATGCTGGGCTTTGCGATGGTTTTCTGGCTGCTGCCGAATCAATTGATCGGCCTGTTCCTGGACCACAGCGACCCTGCATTTCGCGAGGTCATCGACCTGGCGGTGAGTCTGTTGGCGGTGGCGGCCTGGTTCGAGCTGTTCGACGGCACGCAAACCATCGCCATGGGCTGCATTCGCGGGCTCAAGGATGCCAAGACCACCTTCCTGGTCGGGCTGGGCTGCTATTGGCTGATCGGTGCGCCAGCCGCCTGGTGGATGGCGTTCCATTTGGATGGGGGGCCGACGGGTGTCTGGTGGGGCCTGGCGCTGGGGCTGGCGTGTGCGGCGGTGAGTCTGACGCTGGCGTTTGAATGGAAGATGAAGCGGATGATTCGGCGGGAGCCGGCTTCGCAGAGTTTCGAGGCTGTTCAGGCCGAATGA
- a CDS encoding putative bifunctional diguanylate cyclase/phosphodiesterase translates to MSTPVEPLRLLLLAEEPGWAALLRECLAPMGGTAVLISAPSWESVSRLFDDSRSAVLLTIPALQPLPGRCNLPTVLLLEHEPLSPPDGVSDWLVRDLLDPGMLRRCLRHVRERGVLENTLRRLAEQDPLTGIANRQGFQTLLAARLAENEGRGLALGHLDLDNFRHANDSLGHQAGDRLILQVVARLKSQLEACDRLARLGSDEFALLIDTRRAPERAEWMAERITEALAEPYWVDGESLLIGSSLGIAHARAQAGADPLMWHAHIAMQQAKSTQGCTFHIFNERINRNARSMADLESELRRALRRDELELHYQPRLNLEDGQIVGLEALVRWRHTERGLLPPSEFVPLAEQSGLIVPLGYWVISRALRDMQALRERGLPALHMAINLSFRQFQDSQLLSTLSRLIAERGVEAQWLEFELTETAVMRRSDLVKQTMDALGRLGVRFSLDDFGTGFSSFVHLNSLPIALLKIDKSFVGGMEQREENRKLVHAMINLAHNLNLEVVAEGVETPEQLSLLRGFGCNQVQGYLISKPLPLAGLVEYLTFGSGQQSALEVVV, encoded by the coding sequence TTGTCTACGCCTGTCGAACCCTTGCGTTTGCTGCTGCTGGCCGAAGAGCCAGGGTGGGCGGCGTTGTTGCGCGAGTGTCTGGCTCCGATGGGAGGCACGGCCGTGCTGATCAGTGCGCCAAGCTGGGAGTCGGTCAGCCGTCTGTTCGATGACAGCCGCAGTGCGGTGTTATTGACGATCCCGGCACTTCAGCCGCTGCCGGGTCGTTGCAACCTGCCGACGGTTTTGCTGCTCGAGCATGAGCCGTTGTCGCCGCCCGATGGCGTGAGCGACTGGCTGGTGCGCGATCTGCTCGATCCGGGCATGCTGCGCCGTTGCCTGCGCCACGTGCGTGAGCGCGGTGTGCTGGAAAACACGCTGCGGCGCCTGGCCGAGCAAGACCCGTTGACCGGCATCGCCAACCGCCAGGGCTTCCAGACCTTGCTGGCAGCGCGGCTGGCGGAAAATGAAGGCCGCGGCCTGGCGCTCGGCCACCTCGACCTCGACAATTTCCGTCATGCCAACGACTCCCTCGGCCATCAGGCCGGCGACCGATTGATCCTGCAAGTGGTCGCTCGGCTCAAAAGCCAACTCGAAGCCTGCGACCGGCTGGCCCGGTTGGGTAGCGATGAATTCGCCTTGTTGATCGACACCCGACGCGCCCCCGAACGCGCCGAGTGGATGGCCGAACGCATCACCGAAGCGCTGGCCGAGCCCTATTGGGTCGACGGCGAAAGCCTGCTGATCGGTTCCAGTCTCGGTATTGCCCACGCCCGGGCCCAGGCCGGCGCCGACCCGCTGATGTGGCACGCGCACATTGCCATGCAGCAGGCCAAGAGCACACAGGGCTGCACCTTTCACATCTTCAACGAACGCATCAATCGCAATGCCCGCAGCATGGCTGATCTCGAAAGTGAGCTGCGCCGGGCCTTGCGTCGCGATGAGCTGGAGTTGCATTACCAGCCACGGCTGAACCTCGAGGACGGGCAAATCGTCGGCCTCGAAGCCCTGGTGCGCTGGCGTCATACTGAACGCGGCTTGCTGCCACCGAGCGAATTCGTGCCACTGGCCGAGCAAAGCGGTTTGATCGTGCCCCTGGGTTACTGGGTGATTTCCCGCGCTTTGCGGGACATGCAGGCGCTGCGCGAACGGGGTTTGCCGGCGCTGCACATGGCGATCAACCTGTCGTTCCGACAGTTTCAGGACAGCCAATTGCTGTCGACCCTGAGCCGGCTGATTGCCGAGCGCGGCGTCGAGGCGCAGTGGCTGGAGTTCGAACTGACCGAAACCGCGGTGATGCGCCGCAGCGATCTGGTGAAACAGACCATGGATGCCCTGGGGAGGCTGGGCGTACGCTTCTCCCTGGACGACTTCGGCACCGGATTCTCTTCGTTCGTGCACCTCAACAGCCTGCCGATTGCCTTGCTGAAGATCGACAAAAGCTTTGTCGGCGGCATGGAGCAGCGCGAAGAAAATCGCAAACTGGTGCATGCGATGATCAACCTGGCACACAACCTCAACCTCGAAGTGGTCGCCGAAGGTGTGGAAACGCCGGAGCAGCTGAGTCTGCTGCGCGGGTTTGGGTGTAATCAGGTGCAGGGGTATCTGATCAGCAAGCCGTTGCCGTTGGCGGGGTTGGTTGAGTATTTGACGTTTGGCAGCGGTCAGCAGTCCGCGTTGGAGGTCGTGGTTTAA